One Meiothermus sp. Pnk-1 genomic region harbors:
- the kynU gene encoding kynureninase, with protein sequence MTTRADLAALDQSDPLARKREEFFVPEGLIYLDGNSLGALPKAVIGHLEHVVKEQWGRDLITSWNKHGWIDLAERVGAKIARLIGAEPDEVVAADSTSVNLFKVLLAALKLRPERPVIVSDIDNFPTDLYIAQGVNQLLGGRYELRLVKKDQLEAALDEHTAVLMLTEVDYRSGWRYDMAALTRLAQQKGALVIWDLAHSAGAFPVRLNACNADFAVGCGYKYLCGGPGAPAFLYVARRHQSAVLPFLSGWMGHRAPFAFDPFYDPAEGVQRMKVGTPPVLSLSALDKALEVFADVDMEELRRKSLRLGDVFIERMEPLCRRYGFELVTPLEPERRGSQVAYAHPEGYAIMQALIAEGVIGDFRAPNILRFGFTPLYLRYQEVAEAVERLERVMSRELWKAERFRERAKVT encoded by the coding sequence ATGACAACCCGAGCCGACCTGGCCGCGCTGGACCAGAGCGACCCCTTAGCCCGCAAGCGCGAGGAGTTCTTCGTCCCCGAGGGCCTGATCTACCTCGACGGCAACTCGCTGGGAGCCCTGCCCAAGGCGGTGATAGGGCACCTCGAGCACGTGGTGAAGGAGCAGTGGGGCCGCGACCTCATCACGAGTTGGAACAAGCACGGCTGGATCGACCTTGCCGAACGCGTAGGCGCCAAGATCGCCCGCTTGATCGGGGCCGAACCCGACGAGGTGGTGGCCGCGGACTCCACCAGCGTCAACCTCTTCAAGGTGCTGCTGGCCGCGCTCAAGCTGCGCCCCGAGCGCCCGGTGATCGTCTCCGACATCGACAACTTCCCCACCGACCTCTACATCGCGCAGGGGGTCAACCAGCTCCTGGGCGGGCGCTACGAGCTGCGGCTGGTGAAGAAGGACCAGCTCGAGGCCGCCCTCGATGAGCACACGGCGGTGCTGATGCTCACCGAGGTGGATTACCGCAGCGGCTGGCGCTACGACATGGCCGCCCTGACCCGGCTGGCCCAGCAGAAGGGCGCCCTGGTGATCTGGGACCTGGCCCACAGCGCGGGGGCCTTCCCGGTGCGCCTCAACGCCTGCAACGCCGACTTCGCGGTGGGCTGCGGCTACAAGTACCTGTGCGGCGGGCCGGGTGCCCCGGCCTTCCTCTACGTGGCCCGGCGGCACCAGAGCGCGGTCCTGCCCTTTCTCAGCGGCTGGATGGGTCACCGCGCCCCCTTCGCCTTCGACCCCTTCTACGACCCCGCCGAGGGGGTCCAGCGCATGAAGGTGGGCACCCCGCCGGTGCTGAGCCTCTCCGCGCTGGACAAGGCCCTGGAGGTCTTCGCCGACGTGGACATGGAGGAGCTGCGGCGCAAGTCGCTGCGCCTGGGCGATGTGTTCATCGAGCGGATGGAGCCCCTGTGCCGGCGCTACGGCTTCGAGCTCGTCACGCCCCTCGAGCCCGAGCGCCGGGGCAGCCAGGTGGCCTACGCCCACCCCGAAGGCTACGCTATCATGCAGGCCCTCATCGCCGAAGGCGTGATCGGGGATTTTCGCGCTCCCAACATCCTGCGCTTCGGCTTCACCCCGCTCTACCTGCGCTACCAGGAGGTGGCCGAGGCGGTGGAGCGGCTCGAGCGGGTGATGAGCCGGGAACTGTGGAAGGCCGAGCGCTTCCGCGAGCGGGCCAAAGTCACCTGA